In Tenrec ecaudatus isolate mTenEca1 chromosome 4, mTenEca1.hap1, whole genome shotgun sequence, a single window of DNA contains:
- the LOC142446843 gene encoding olfactory receptor 52D1-like: MKNKLKRTIVMLSYNKTDVHPSSFFLHGIPGLEAAHIWISIPFCVVYILALLGNFSLLFIIKTDPSLHEPMYHFLCMLAVADLIVCTTAVPKLLSLFWCDDGEIRLEACLTQVFLIHSCSTMESGLFLVMAFDRYVAICNPLRHSMILTATMVKGMGFAIVLRGTVLLSPHPFLLRWLHYCKTNIISHTYCEFMALIKISCAETRIRRAYSLIVAFLTGGVDFILIICSYILILHTVFHLPTKDARLKTLGTCDSHVLVILVSYTPAFFSFLNHRFGHSVASHVHIFVANIYLLVPPMVNPIIYGIRTKKIRDRFLKVFRFSKSLD, encoded by the coding sequence ATGAAAAACAAGCTTAAACGGACAATTGTTATGCTATCCTATAATAAGACAGATGTTCACCCTTCAAGCTTCTTTCTCCATGGCATTCCAGGTTTGGAGGCAGCCCACATCTGGATATCCATCCCCTTCTGTGTGGTCTACATTTTGGCCTTGCTGGGAAACTTCTCCCTTTTATTTATCATCAAGACAGACCCTAGCCTTCATGAGCCCATGTACCACTTCCTCTGCATGTTGGCTGTGGCTGACCTTATCGTGTGCACTACAGCGGTGCCAAAACTTCTCAGCCTTTTTTGGTGTGATGATGGGGAGATTCGCTTAGAAGCCTGTCTTACCCAAGTGTTCCTGATTCATTCTTGCTCCACCATGGAATCTGGGCTCTTCTTGGTCATGGCCTTTGACCGCTACGTAGCCATTTGTAATCCCTTAAGGCATTCCATGATTCTGACAGCCACAATGGTAAAGGGGATGGGTTTTGCAATTGTACTTCGGGGCACTGTGCTGCTTAGTCCTCACCCTTTCCTGCTGCGTTGGCTTCACTATTGCAAAACCAATATAATTTCTCATACTTACTGTGAGTTCATGGCCCTCATCAAAATCTCCTGTGCTGAGACAAGAATTCGCAGAGCATATAGCCTAATTGTCGCTTTCCTTACTGGAGGGGTGGACTTCATACTCATAATTTGCTCTTATATACTCATACTCCACACTGTCTTCCACCTCCCAACGAAGGACGCCCGGCTCAAGACATTGGGCACCTGTGACTCTCATGTCCTTGTCATCCTAGTGTCCTATACTCcagctttcttctcttttctcaaTCACAGATTTGGCCACAGTGTAGCTTCACATGTCCACATATTTGTAGCCAACATTTATCTTCTGGTCCCTCCAATGGTGAATCCCATTATCTATGGAATAAGGACCAAGAAGATACGGGACAGGTTCCTTAAAGTTTTTAGGTTTTCAAAGTCTCTGGACTAA